From Actinoplanes oblitus, a single genomic window includes:
- a CDS encoding phytase, with protein MQRTSGIAALVALTTLAAGVPAYGSERRPAREITAKVETPALYHDEAGGNADADDPAIWVNPANKARSLVIGTAKNGGLRVYDLTGREVQTIATPDGGRFNNVDLISGFKLGNQKVDLAVVTDRGLDKLRIYRITAAGLIDVTSADVPLLFSKDQAEVEEQATGYGLATYDRYAVVSRRHSTRLGIFRLEERHGKVTYRTSDTLDLPSSFRLPNGGTWSPCAEPGEGPQVEGMVVDAEAGVLYAAQEDVALWRIDLKGGTFGSIPRIVEKVKEYGVPATWDADAEECVLDSANDPGFGGRITADVEGTTLYATGKRDGYLIVSSQGDSTFYVYDRRTNRPVTLFAVTDGPRVDGVQHSDGAAATSVALPGYPKGLLVLHDGENTPDGGRTSTNFKFVDWRSLHITKI; from the coding sequence ATGCAACGTACTTCCGGAATCGCCGCACTCGTAGCGCTGACTACGCTGGCCGCGGGCGTACCGGCCTACGGCTCCGAGCGCCGACCGGCCCGTGAGATCACCGCCAAGGTCGAGACCCCGGCCCTGTACCACGACGAGGCCGGCGGTAATGCCGACGCCGACGATCCCGCGATCTGGGTCAACCCGGCGAACAAGGCCCGCAGCCTGGTGATCGGCACGGCCAAGAACGGCGGCTTGCGGGTCTACGACCTCACCGGCCGCGAGGTCCAGACGATCGCGACGCCGGACGGCGGACGCTTCAACAACGTCGACCTCATCTCCGGCTTCAAGCTCGGCAACCAGAAGGTCGACCTGGCCGTCGTCACCGACCGCGGCCTGGACAAGCTGCGCATCTACCGGATCACCGCGGCCGGCCTGATCGACGTCACCTCGGCGGACGTCCCGCTGCTCTTCTCGAAGGACCAGGCCGAGGTCGAGGAGCAGGCCACCGGTTACGGCCTGGCCACCTATGACCGGTACGCCGTGGTCAGCCGCCGGCACAGCACCCGGCTCGGCATCTTCCGATTGGAGGAGCGGCACGGCAAGGTCACCTACCGCACCTCGGACACCCTGGACCTGCCGAGCTCGTTCCGCCTGCCGAACGGCGGCACCTGGTCACCGTGCGCCGAGCCGGGTGAGGGCCCGCAGGTCGAGGGCATGGTGGTGGACGCCGAGGCGGGCGTGCTCTACGCCGCGCAGGAGGACGTCGCCCTCTGGAGGATCGATCTGAAGGGCGGCACGTTCGGCAGCATCCCGCGGATCGTCGAGAAGGTCAAAGAGTACGGCGTGCCGGCGACCTGGGACGCCGACGCCGAGGAGTGCGTGCTGGACTCCGCGAACGACCCCGGCTTCGGGGGCCGGATCACCGCGGACGTCGAAGGCACCACGCTCTACGCCACCGGCAAGCGCGACGGCTACCTGATCGTTTCCAGCCAGGGCGACAGCACGTTCTACGTCTACGACCGCCGCACCAACCGCCCGGTCACCCTCTTCGCCGTCACCGACGGCCCCCGCGTCGACGGCGTCCAGCACTCCGACGGCGCCGCCGCCACCTCGGTCGCCCTCCCCGGCTACCCGAAGGGCCTGCTGGTCCTCCACGACGGCGAGAACACCCCCGACGGCGGCCGCACCAGCACCAACTTCAAGTTCGTCGACTGGCGCAGCCTCCACATCACCAAGATCTAA
- a CDS encoding L,D-transpeptidase family protein: protein MRRVLAFTVAAMTTLTLAAGCDSDSGSPTAQGTSSAVPEISSSGPTGTAAPSAPPSSAAPSTPVAPARKLKVGAKGADVLALQQRLTALGYWNGKADGKFGGTTQQAIFALQKAAGIGRDGTVGPKTRKALDAGVLPKARSTSGRTVEIDLKRQLLMLVQDGRITQVFNTSTGSNEYYESEGETHLADTPRGKFKVSRQIDGWRHAPLGLLWRPKYFNGGIAVHGATSVPPYAASHGCARVSIAAMNWMWKNDALPLKTKVWVY, encoded by the coding sequence GTGCGGAGAGTTCTGGCGTTCACGGTCGCCGCGATGACCACGCTGACCCTGGCCGCCGGCTGCGACTCCGACTCCGGCTCGCCGACCGCGCAGGGCACGTCCTCCGCCGTACCGGAAATCTCCTCGAGCGGGCCCACCGGGACCGCCGCACCCTCCGCACCGCCCTCCTCCGCCGCGCCGTCCACCCCCGTGGCGCCGGCGCGCAAGCTGAAGGTCGGCGCCAAAGGCGCCGATGTGCTGGCCCTGCAGCAGCGGCTGACCGCATTGGGCTATTGGAACGGCAAGGCCGACGGCAAGTTCGGCGGGACCACCCAGCAGGCGATCTTCGCCTTGCAGAAGGCCGCCGGGATCGGCCGGGACGGCACGGTCGGCCCGAAAACCCGTAAGGCGCTGGATGCCGGCGTGCTACCGAAAGCGAGGTCGACCAGCGGCCGGACCGTCGAGATCGACCTGAAGCGGCAGCTGCTCATGCTGGTCCAGGACGGGCGGATCACCCAGGTCTTCAACACCTCGACAGGTTCGAACGAGTACTACGAGTCGGAGGGTGAGACCCATCTGGCCGACACCCCGCGCGGCAAGTTCAAGGTCAGCCGGCAGATCGACGGCTGGCGGCACGCCCCGCTGGGCCTGCTCTGGCGGCCGAAATACTTCAACGGCGGGATCGCCGTGCACGGGGCGACCAGCGTTCCGCCCTACGCCGCCTCACACGGCTGCGCCCGGGTGTCGATCGCCGCGATGAACTGGATGTGGAAGAACGACGCGCTGCCCCTGAAGACCAAGGTCTGGGTCTACTGA
- a CDS encoding serine hydrolase domain-containing protein, translating into MKHRLLAVAMVGILGAGGCETTSTSEAAPATSTAADRPGQSDRLLAQALKADQPGCSAAVGSDGTVVWSGARGVADIATGRPLTTTSVFDIASVSKQFTATAVLLLAGAGELALTDPVSKYVPGLPEWARTVTVDHLLHHTSGIADYTHLLTAAGHALTEPATQRQALDAIAGAPRPSPGAFAYSNSNYVLLAEVVAAASGQPLPQFLQARVFRPLRLAMTLAPAAHGPQTAVPYTMLPDRTWQPAGSAWTQIGDGSIQTTPSELVRWADNYRTAAVGGDALRRARLDRAVPTGLPDGSKYGAGITVHPDGTLSHEGGWAGYATLFGITADRHTAIAVSCNAAEADIAAVATGLRDIWTR; encoded by the coding sequence ATGAAACACCGTCTCCTGGCCGTCGCCATGGTCGGGATCCTCGGCGCCGGCGGGTGCGAGACGACATCGACATCCGAGGCGGCCCCGGCGACGTCCACCGCCGCCGACCGCCCCGGCCAGAGCGACCGGCTCCTGGCGCAAGCGTTGAAGGCCGACCAGCCCGGCTGCTCCGCCGCTGTCGGGTCCGACGGCACGGTCGTCTGGTCCGGCGCCCGCGGCGTCGCCGACATCGCCACCGGACGGCCGCTCACGACCACGTCGGTCTTCGACATCGCCTCGGTCTCGAAACAGTTCACCGCCACCGCGGTCCTCCTTCTCGCCGGTGCCGGCGAGCTGGCCCTGACCGATCCGGTCAGCAAGTACGTGCCGGGCCTGCCGGAGTGGGCCCGGACCGTTACCGTCGACCACCTCTTGCACCACACCAGCGGCATCGCTGACTACACGCATCTGCTCACCGCCGCCGGTCACGCCCTCACCGAGCCCGCGACGCAGCGGCAGGCCCTGGACGCGATCGCCGGGGCACCCCGGCCCTCCCCAGGCGCGTTCGCCTACTCCAACTCCAACTACGTGCTGCTCGCCGAAGTGGTGGCGGCCGCCTCCGGCCAACCGCTGCCACAGTTCCTTCAGGCACGGGTCTTCCGCCCGCTGCGGCTGGCGATGACGCTGGCACCCGCGGCACACGGCCCGCAGACCGCGGTGCCGTACACCATGCTGCCGGACCGCACATGGCAGCCGGCCGGATCCGCATGGACCCAGATCGGCGACGGGTCGATCCAGACCACCCCGAGTGAACTGGTGCGCTGGGCCGACAACTACCGCACCGCGGCCGTCGGCGGCGACGCCCTCCGCCGGGCGCGACTCGACCGCGCCGTCCCGACCGGCCTGCCCGACGGGTCGAAATACGGGGCGGGGATCACCGTCCACCCGGACGGCACCCTGAGCCATGAGGGCGGCTGGGCCGGCTACGCGACCCTGTTCGGCATCACCGCCGACCGCCACACCGCCATCGCTGTCAGCTGCAACGCCGCCGAAGCCGACATCGCCGCCGTGGCCACCGGCCTGCGTGACATCTGGACCCGCTGA
- a CDS encoding serine/threonine-protein kinase, whose amino-acid sequence MPAPTTIGRYRVTGRLGSGAFATVWLAEDDVLESQVAIKVLADNWAHHPDVRARFEQEAQVLRRADSERLVRVHDFGELPDGRPYQVMTYAAGGTLADRLAGGPMPIGAALRTASDIARAVTVLHDSGVLHRDLKPSNVLFDTVRGDERVLVADLGLAKEIAQASGFTVVAGTPGYMAPEQSLPGGGLDVRVDVHAIGALTYEMLTGKPPRPGAVAAPSKLRPGVSRQIDRAVLRALDPDRNRRWPTAAAFAEALSTSPSRRLARVAGAVVCLAALAAAGGAAVPGGTPPGWTRVGSADGVVSVAVPSSWSRQLRDGGWDPASIGLPAGGQPGLQVGADLIDPAAASPAVLAGAGRWIREPVDATLPVHGSCTRQPDRRVSAGELSGSARRWTGCAGTALSYTEVLLTGPGGRGVYLQIRQDDEADRTDDILRTLRVTRS is encoded by the coding sequence GTGCCCGCGCCAACCACGATCGGTAGATACCGAGTCACCGGACGCCTCGGCTCCGGCGCGTTCGCCACGGTGTGGCTGGCCGAGGACGACGTTCTCGAGTCCCAGGTGGCCATCAAGGTGCTGGCCGACAACTGGGCGCACCACCCGGATGTCCGGGCCCGGTTCGAGCAGGAGGCCCAGGTGTTGCGCCGGGCCGATTCGGAACGGCTGGTCCGGGTGCACGACTTCGGCGAGCTGCCGGACGGCCGGCCGTACCAGGTGATGACCTACGCGGCCGGTGGCACGCTGGCCGACCGCCTGGCCGGCGGGCCGATGCCGATCGGGGCAGCCCTGCGCACGGCCTCCGACATCGCCCGGGCCGTGACCGTCCTGCACGACTCCGGGGTGCTGCACCGCGACCTGAAGCCGTCGAACGTGCTCTTCGACACGGTCCGCGGCGACGAGCGGGTGCTGGTCGCCGATCTCGGACTGGCCAAGGAGATCGCGCAGGCCTCCGGGTTCACCGTGGTGGCCGGCACGCCCGGCTACATGGCGCCGGAGCAGAGCCTGCCGGGCGGCGGCCTGGACGTCCGCGTCGACGTGCACGCGATAGGCGCCCTGACCTACGAGATGCTGACCGGCAAGCCGCCCCGGCCCGGTGCGGTGGCCGCGCCGTCCAAGCTGCGTCCCGGTGTTTCCCGGCAGATCGACCGGGCGGTGCTCCGCGCCCTCGACCCGGACCGGAATCGCCGCTGGCCCACCGCCGCCGCGTTCGCCGAGGCGCTGAGCACCTCCCCGAGCCGCCGGCTGGCCCGCGTCGCCGGGGCGGTCGTGTGCCTGGCCGCCCTGGCCGCGGCCGGTGGAGCGGCGGTCCCGGGCGGCACCCCGCCCGGCTGGACCCGGGTCGGTTCCGCGGACGGCGTCGTGTCGGTCGCGGTGCCCTCGTCCTGGTCCCGGCAACTGCGTGACGGCGGCTGGGACCCGGCGTCGATCGGCCTGCCCGCCGGCGGACAGCCCGGGCTCCAGGTCGGCGCCGATCTGATCGATCCGGCGGCCGCCTCGCCGGCCGTTCTGGCCGGCGCCGGCCGGTGGATCCGGGAACCGGTGGACGCCACCCTGCCGGTGCACGGCTCCTGCACCCGGCAGCCGGATCGGCGGGTCTCGGCCGGCGAGCTGAGCGGGTCGGCCCGGCGCTGGACCGGTTGTGCCGGCACCGCCCTCTCGTACACCGAGGTGCTGCTGACCGGCCCCGGTGGCCGCGGCGTCTACCTTCAGATCCGGCAGGACGACGAGGCCGACCGCACCGACGACATACTGCGCACGCTCCGGGTGACCCGCTCGTAG
- a CDS encoding LamG-like jellyroll fold domain-containing protein, whose product MRDAGETSNAWIASRTTAVFGAWVHLAGVYDAEDNTIELYVNGVSQGTQTALPGWAADRNLNIGQATWHSGRVRRIPLEREHVELRHVRRQPPPDRRRPPPLTVERQP is encoded by the coding sequence GTGCGCGACGCCGGCGAGACCAGCAACGCGTGGATCGCCTCGCGGACCACCGCGGTCTTCGGGGCCTGGGTGCACCTGGCCGGCGTGTACGACGCGGAAGACAACACCATCGAGCTCTACGTCAACGGCGTCAGCCAGGGCACCCAGACCGCGCTGCCGGGCTGGGCGGCGGACCGGAACCTGAACATCGGCCAGGCCACCTGGCACAGCGGGCGAGTTCGCCGGATACCGCTGGAGCGTGAACACGTCGAGCTCCGGCACGTACGACGTCAGCCGCCGCCCGATCGCCGCCGCCCGCCTCCTCTGACGGTGGAGCGGCAGCCCTGA
- a CDS encoding Clp protease N-terminal domain-containing protein has product MRTIKTLLTAAESEAQRAGDDLPGPEHLLLAAFDLPDGTARLAFERAGADPAGFRAAVNDAHRQAIHDLGVQVTGSDRALPEAAPATGPYRLTAPGQEVFQAAVRLAKESPRSPLRGAHVVAAIGGQERGTVTRALRTLGVDRAALATAAGEVLTER; this is encoded by the coding sequence ATGCGCACCATCAAGACGCTGCTCACCGCGGCGGAGTCCGAGGCGCAGCGCGCCGGTGACGACCTGCCCGGCCCGGAGCATCTCCTGCTGGCCGCGTTCGACCTGCCCGACGGCACGGCGCGGCTCGCGTTCGAGCGGGCCGGGGCCGACCCGGCCGGGTTCCGGGCGGCGGTCAACGACGCGCACCGGCAGGCGATCCATGACCTCGGCGTGCAGGTCACCGGCTCGGACCGGGCGCTTCCCGAGGCTGCCCCGGCCACCGGGCCCTATCGGCTGACCGCGCCCGGCCAGGAGGTCTTCCAAGCCGCGGTGCGGCTGGCGAAGGAGAGCCCACGGTCGCCGCTGCGCGGTGCGCATGTCGTCGCCGCGATCGGCGGGCAGGAACGCGGCACCGTGACCCGGGCGCTGCGCACACTCGGCGTCGACCGCGCCGCGCTGGCCACCGCCGCCGGCGAGGTCCTCACCGAGCGGTGA
- a CDS encoding RNA polymerase sigma factor, whose translation MARDDDQEELARRAAGGDRVALDTLLGRIQPSVLRRCARFLPCYQDAEEACQDVLLQVARNISRFRGQSKFSTWLHVIIANSSRQTYRSLKRRAVEQAHGVPPIDVPDARTTSVIAGSRLDLLDALDRLENRNADLVGPIVLRDICQLDYREIAQHLGIPEGTVKSRIHQGRARVREYLGAG comes from the coding sequence ATGGCACGCGACGACGACCAGGAGGAACTCGCCCGGCGGGCGGCCGGCGGCGACCGGGTCGCGCTGGACACGCTGCTCGGCCGGATCCAGCCGTCGGTGCTGCGGCGATGCGCCCGGTTCCTGCCCTGCTATCAGGATGCCGAAGAGGCCTGCCAGGACGTGCTGCTGCAGGTGGCGCGGAACATCAGCAGATTCCGGGGGCAGTCGAAGTTCAGCACCTGGCTGCACGTGATCATCGCGAACAGTTCGCGGCAGACGTACCGGTCGCTGAAGCGGCGGGCGGTCGAGCAGGCACACGGGGTGCCGCCGATCGACGTGCCGGACGCCCGTACCACCAGCGTCATCGCCGGCTCCCGGCTTGACCTGCTGGACGCCCTGGACCGGCTGGAGAACCGCAATGCCGACCTGGTCGGGCCGATCGTGCTGCGCGACATCTGCCAGCTCGACTACCGCGAGATCGCCCAGCACCTGGGCATTCCGGAGGGGACCGTGAAATCCCGGATCCATCAGGGACGGGCCCGGGTGCGGGAGTATCTCGGCGCGGGTTGA
- the mscL gene encoding large conductance mechanosensitive channel protein MscL encodes MFQGFKDFIMRGNVVDLAVGVVIGAAFTSVITQFTKSFLEPLIRLITVLIIGKDGLKGDPSSTPSLHGIPFDVIAFVNALITFLLTAITLYFLVVFPLNALAERRRRGEEPPPKAPSEEVKLLTEIRDALVAQSRDGRHAQQGNVYGSAVDDILQRRQEPPR; translated from the coding sequence ATGTTCCAAGGCTTCAAAGACTTCATCATGCGCGGCAATGTCGTCGACCTTGCCGTGGGTGTGGTGATCGGTGCCGCGTTCACCAGCGTGATCACCCAGTTCACCAAGTCCTTCCTGGAGCCGCTGATCCGTCTGATCACCGTGCTGATCATCGGCAAGGATGGTCTCAAGGGAGACCCCTCAAGCACTCCCTCGCTCCACGGCATCCCGTTCGACGTGATCGCCTTCGTCAACGCGCTGATCACCTTCTTGCTCACCGCGATCACGCTGTACTTCTTGGTCGTCTTCCCGCTCAACGCGCTGGCCGAGCGGCGCCGCCGTGGCGAGGAGCCGCCGCCGAAGGCGCCCAGTGAAGAGGTCAAGCTGCTCACCGAGATCCGGGACGCGCTGGTCGCCCAGTCGCGGGACGGCCGGCACGCCCAGCAGGGCAACGTCTACGGCAGCGCGGTCGACGACATCCTGCAGCGCCGCCAGGAGCCCCCGCGCTAA
- a CDS encoding zf-HC2 domain-containing protein, which produces MACERWREMLSAQLDGEDDPVTRPLVDEHLAGCAGCRAWLDAAAAVNRLTRTGKVPDVPDLSAAILAARPAAPAKAPRRRLPLAALLYVALALVGAVQIILGLAQIGGASSAGHVHLGLSAAPGHLWNESAAWNAAVGTGYLFIALRRTRPVGLVPMLTAFVGMLLLLSVNDLTGGRVDVARLVGHGFVIVGYLLVVALSRGAGGSVRPPGARAGAGWRFDGAAGEETEAPGTRRPGLRVVPPAGPLTARDSRGDRAA; this is translated from the coding sequence ATGGCGTGTGAGCGGTGGCGCGAGATGCTGTCGGCGCAACTGGACGGCGAGGACGACCCGGTGACCCGGCCGCTGGTCGACGAGCACCTGGCCGGCTGCGCGGGATGCCGGGCCTGGCTGGACGCGGCCGCGGCGGTGAACCGGCTGACGCGTACCGGAAAAGTCCCTGACGTGCCGGATCTCAGTGCCGCCATCCTGGCCGCCCGGCCGGCGGCGCCGGCCAAGGCGCCGCGGCGCCGCCTGCCGCTCGCCGCGCTGCTGTATGTCGCGCTGGCGCTGGTCGGGGCGGTGCAGATCATCCTGGGGCTGGCGCAGATCGGTGGGGCGTCCAGCGCCGGGCACGTGCATCTGGGGCTGTCCGCCGCGCCCGGGCACCTGTGGAACGAGTCGGCCGCGTGGAATGCCGCGGTGGGCACGGGATACCTCTTCATCGCGCTGCGGCGGACCCGGCCGGTCGGGCTGGTGCCGATGCTCACCGCGTTCGTCGGGATGCTGCTGCTGCTTTCGGTCAACGACCTGACCGGGGGCCGGGTGGACGTCGCGCGGCTGGTCGGTCACGGCTTCGTGATCGTGGGCTATCTGCTGGTGGTGGCGCTGTCCCGGGGCGCCGGCGGGTCGGTGCGGCCACCCGGGGCGCGGGCCGGGGCCGGGTGGCGTTTCGACGGAGCGGCCGGCGAGGAGACCGAGGCGCCGGGGACGCGACGGCCGGGGCTACGGGTGGTGCCGCCAGCCGGGCCGCTCACCGCTCGGGACTCCCGCGGCGATCGCGCGGCCTGA
- a CDS encoding helix-turn-helix domain-containing protein, producing MVEFPSPEDPEAALAAVVALRRLANQLERDAVEHALRQGWTWAHIGQALGISAQAAHKKLAQKVAQERDAK from the coding sequence ATGGTCGAGTTCCCATCACCGGAGGATCCGGAGGCCGCGCTCGCTGCCGTCGTGGCGCTGCGACGTCTCGCCAACCAGCTGGAGCGCGACGCGGTCGAGCACGCGCTGCGGCAGGGATGGACGTGGGCCCACATCGGTCAGGCACTCGGCATCAGCGCCCAAGCCGCCCACAAGAAGCTCGCCCAGAAGGTCGCACAGGAGAGAGACGCCAAGTGA
- a CDS encoding CGNR zinc finger domain-containing protein — protein MSWKASARHGVREAPGGFALIQELLNTRAAMSYGPDLLGTVEDAQWWVTDALGAWSRVSGLPAPTLLLSAGDLRSLRRLRSAFEQVVLAGSNQEPPGALPPADVAVSLAPDAAGWVRVVPTGRGTRWLASALWAEALLAQQAGVWPRLKLCHNTVCRAAFFDTSRNNSGVWHDVSTCGNTANLRAFRERRRLLGHSQELPVGPEQ, from the coding sequence ATGTCGTGGAAGGCGAGCGCCCGGCACGGCGTGCGGGAGGCGCCCGGGGGCTTCGCCCTCATCCAGGAGTTGCTGAACACTCGCGCGGCGATGTCGTACGGGCCGGACCTGCTGGGCACGGTGGAGGACGCCCAGTGGTGGGTGACCGACGCGCTGGGTGCCTGGTCCCGGGTGTCCGGCCTGCCCGCCCCGACGCTGCTGCTCTCCGCCGGTGACCTGCGGTCGCTGCGCCGGCTGCGGTCGGCGTTCGAGCAGGTGGTGCTGGCCGGGTCGAACCAGGAGCCGCCCGGGGCGCTGCCGCCCGCCGACGTCGCGGTCAGCCTGGCACCGGACGCGGCCGGCTGGGTGCGGGTGGTGCCGACCGGCCGGGGCACCCGGTGGCTGGCCTCCGCACTCTGGGCCGAGGCGCTGCTCGCACAACAGGCCGGGGTCTGGCCGCGGCTCAAGCTGTGCCACAACACGGTCTGCCGGGCGGCGTTCTTCGACACCTCGCGAAACAACAGCGGTGTCTGGCACGACGTCAGCACCTGCGGCAACACGGCGAACCTGCGAGCGTTCCGGGAGCGGCGGCGCCTGCTCGGCCACAGCCAGGAGTTGCCGGTCGGCCCCGAGCAATAA
- a CDS encoding PadR family transcriptional regulator, with protein MTYPMREPTFLILTALADEPRHGYGLITEVDGLSDGRVALKPGTLYGALDRLADDGLVARDREEVVDGRLRRYYRITPDGERALRAETERMRRHVEAATAKLRGLGGIAPAPRTAVGFA; from the coding sequence ATGACGTACCCCATGCGGGAACCGACGTTCCTGATCCTGACCGCCCTGGCCGACGAGCCCCGGCATGGTTACGGTCTGATCACCGAGGTGGACGGGCTGTCCGACGGACGTGTCGCCCTCAAACCCGGCACCCTCTACGGCGCGCTGGACCGGCTCGCCGACGACGGCCTGGTCGCCCGCGACCGGGAGGAGGTCGTCGACGGACGCCTGCGCCGCTACTACCGGATCACACCAGACGGCGAGCGCGCCTTGCGGGCCGAGACCGAGCGGATGCGCCGGCACGTCGAGGCGGCCACCGCCAAGCTGCGCGGTCTCGGCGGGATCGCGCCGGCCCCGCGGACGGCGGTGGGCTTCGCATGA
- a CDS encoding STAS domain-containing protein, translating to MSLTVQTEQRGDMVVVSVAGELDMATAPQLQDQISDLLEKGRTRLVFDLAEVSFCDSTGLSVFVRAKNSTDDAGGTVRLAAPQRGVLRILEVSGLVEVLHTYPTVDEAVSAQEPALD from the coding sequence ATGTCCTTGACGGTGCAGACCGAACAGCGCGGCGACATGGTCGTCGTGTCGGTGGCCGGTGAGCTCGACATGGCCACCGCCCCGCAACTGCAGGACCAGATCAGCGACCTGCTGGAGAAAGGCCGGACCAGGCTGGTCTTCGATCTGGCCGAGGTCTCGTTCTGCGACTCCACCGGCCTGTCCGTTTTCGTCCGGGCCAAGAACAGCACCGACGATGCCGGCGGCACCGTCCGGCTGGCCGCGCCGCAGCGGGGCGTGCTGCGCATCCTCGAGGTGAGCGGTCTGGTCGAGGTGCTGCACACGTACCCGACGGTGGACGAGGCGGTCAGCGCGCAGGAGCCTGCGCTCGACTGA
- a CDS encoding Ig-like domain-containing protein, with product MTVRAVDTAGNHADLITRVHVVAVTLSGTLTPKAGTAMRSGPTTATLSDIPAGTSKVEMTDGLNGAVLATLTAAPWAFTWNAATTAAPPCFRLSETAGDSTTYCSNYVVSDEAPVINSVSVWHEFGGDQFGGRQAWSSRLDQGNGWIGTDGTITSNATDKVGIDHTELWVDGVLRSSITGRWASFPWHDATRGKTSANLEVRVTNRVGLTTIKAFRLNIDNAGPVLRLTPRNGTLLRGNQVVVTRTATDQHRIVLPESAGFSSQTQPSPLSYCDVLTRRADGGILLTFSVHDELGNPSTVNSWVTVDTTKATVAFAKAPKNKAKVKGTVKITASASDRYGVARVQLLVNGKVVATDTTAAYKFSINTKKYGKKLKVRLRAYDRAGNVTTTSARTWYSH from the coding sequence GTGACGGTTCGCGCCGTCGACACCGCAGGTAACCACGCCGACCTGATCACTCGGGTGCACGTCGTCGCGGTGACCTTGTCCGGCACACTCACGCCGAAGGCCGGAACAGCGATGCGTAGCGGACCCACGACCGCCACGCTGAGCGACATCCCTGCCGGGACAAGCAAGGTCGAGATGACGGATGGGCTCAACGGCGCCGTTCTCGCCACGCTCACTGCCGCGCCATGGGCCTTCACGTGGAACGCCGCCACGACCGCCGCCCCGCCGTGCTTCCGGCTCAGCGAAACGGCCGGCGACAGCACGACCTACTGCTCCAACTACGTCGTCTCCGACGAAGCTCCCGTGATCAACTCGGTATCGGTGTGGCACGAATTCGGCGGCGACCAGTTCGGCGGCAGGCAGGCCTGGTCCAGCCGGCTCGACCAGGGCAACGGCTGGATCGGCACCGACGGCACGATCACCTCGAACGCCACGGACAAGGTCGGCATCGATCACACCGAGCTGTGGGTCGACGGCGTTCTCCGCAGCAGCATCACCGGGCGGTGGGCCTCCTTCCCGTGGCACGACGCGACGCGCGGAAAGACCTCCGCGAACCTTGAGGTGCGCGTGACGAACCGGGTCGGCCTCACCACCATCAAGGCGTTTCGCCTGAATATCGACAATGCCGGGCCGGTGCTGCGGCTCACGCCGCGAAACGGCACGCTGCTGCGCGGCAACCAGGTCGTCGTGACCAGAACCGCGACCGACCAGCACCGGATCGTCCTGCCCGAGTCGGCCGGTTTCAGCTCCCAGACGCAGCCCTCGCCGCTGTCGTACTGCGACGTCCTGACCCGGCGCGCGGACGGCGGGATCCTGTTGACCTTCTCGGTTCACGACGAGCTCGGTAACCCGTCCACGGTCAACAGCTGGGTGACCGTGGACACCACGAAAGCCACGGTGGCGTTCGCGAAGGCGCCGAAGAACAAGGCCAAGGTCAAGGGAACCGTCAAGATCACCGCGTCGGCCAGCGACAGGTACGGCGTCGCCCGGGTCCAGCTGCTGGTCAACGGCAAGGTCGTCGCGACAGACACCACGGCGGCCTACAAGTTCTCGATCAACACCAAGAAGTACGGCAAGAAGCTCAAGGTCCGGCTGCGGGCGTACGACCGGGCCGGCAACGTGACCACCACGTCGGCGCGTACCTGGTATAGCCACTGA